One region of Veillonellaceae bacterium genomic DNA includes:
- a CDS encoding flagellar hook-basal body complex protein, protein GYKVMGWMADANGNIDTNQPTTNIQVPVGSSMAAQKTTDMTFVNNLSSEAPIGAGSRVPVSVNAYDAQGNAHKVSGYFQKSANNEWKFTVISPADSGAVVAADESDESVIAFDAATGNYTATGTVIKSILITPTGSAPAFTVVPDFSALTQFGGESTVQADSNGYASGTLESKTIDTDGIITGRFSNGQSMALGRVALATFNNPSGLNKVGDNMYTQSNNSGTAQIGPANTGGRGKFNPGSLEMSNVDLAQEFSNMIITQRGFQANSKIISVSDEMLQELANLKR, encoded by the coding sequence GGTTATAAAGTAATGGGCTGGATGGCTGATGCTAACGGAAATATCGATACTAATCAACCAACTACAAATATTCAAGTTCCTGTAGGTTCTAGTATGGCGGCGCAAAAGACTACTGATATGACTTTTGTGAACAACCTTTCTTCCGAAGCTCCTATTGGCGCAGGTTCGCGAGTGCCAGTATCGGTTAATGCATATGATGCGCAGGGAAATGCTCATAAGGTAAGCGGCTATTTTCAAAAATCAGCAAACAATGAATGGAAGTTCACAGTAATAAGTCCTGCCGATAGTGGAGCTGTAGTTGCAGCTGATGAATCAGATGAATCAGTAATTGCCTTTGATGCCGCAACAGGCAATTATACTGCAACAGGAACAGTAATAAAAAGCATACTTATAACACCCACTGGCAGTGCTCCTGCTTTTACGGTAGTACCGGATTTCTCCGCACTAACACAGTTTGGTGGAGAATCTACAGTGCAGGCAGATTCAAATGGATATGCATCTGGCACTCTAGAAAGTAAAACTATCGACACCGATGGCATTATTACTGGTCGTTTCAGCAATGGTCAAAGCATGGCGCTTGGCAGAGTAGCTCTGGCAACCTTCAATAACCCATCAGGTCTAAATAAAGTCGGGGATAATATGTACACCCAGTCAAATAACTCGGGTACGGCTCAAATAGGGCCGGCTAACACTGGCGGGCGTGGCAAGTTCAATCCAGGATCGCTTGAAATGTCTAATGTTGATTTGGCCCAAGAGTTTAGTAATATGATTATTACGCAACGGGGTTTTCAGGCCAATTCCAAGATTATTTCGGTTTCCGATGAAATGCTGCAGGAACTTGCTAATCTCAAACGCTAG
- a CDS encoding flagellar FlbD family protein, with amino-acid sequence MIKVSRLKSRDNEFVLNAELIETIEQTPDTVITLTTGKKLIVEESAEEIVRKVMDYRRAIFRNFR; translated from the coding sequence ATGATTAAAGTTAGCCGTTTAAAATCACGTGATAATGAATTTGTGCTCAACGCCGAACTTATCGAGACCATTGAGCAGACGCCAGACACAGTAATTACATTAACCACCGGCAAAAAACTTATTGTTGAGGAATCTGCTGAAGAAATTGTTCGTAAGGTTATGGATTATCGGCGGGCAATATTTCGGAACTTTCGCTAA